A section of the Passer domesticus isolate bPasDom1 chromosome 33, bPasDom1.hap1, whole genome shotgun sequence genome encodes:
- the LOC135288459 gene encoding uncharacterized protein LOC135288459 has product MGPRGMAGVLQPIGGGGGGNGSFNPSSPSQYRPVQPQCRSRPGQYSPVSLPVRPSIPQSIPVPSTAIDHAPPLTTPPRPCPAPFLGPAPSQFPPFPPPHFQFPAAALGRVKGHRMEREQLRALVILGVLSLARGDPPDASSPFQYDWCHLRVGGLVVAALLSALGIGVLLSGKCKCRSKASRRPPPGAATPGGDRSLSWPRVSPECPQSVPDR; this is encoded by the exons ATGGGGCCGCGGGGCATGGCGGGAGTT CTTCAGCCAATAGGAGGAGGCGGAGGCGGGAACGGCTCCTTCAACccctccagtccctcccagtacagaccagtacaacCCCAGTGCCGCTCCAGACCCGGCCAGTACAGCCCAGTATCactcccagtccgtcccagtatcccccagtccatcccagtcccctctACAGCCATTGACCACGCCCCTCCACTGACCACGCCCCCTCGTCCGTGCCCCGCCCCTTTCcttggccccgccccctcccagttccccccattcccccccccccatttccaGTTCCCCGCGGCTGCGCTGGGAAG GGTCAAAGGTCACAGAATGGAGCGGGAACAGCTGCGGGCACTGGTGATACTGGGag tcctgtccctggccAGAGGGGACCCCCCTG ATGCCTCCAGTCCCTTCCAGTACG actGGTGTCACCTGCGCGTCGGTGGCCTCGTGGTGGCGGCGCTGCTGAGCGCGCTGGGGATCGGCGTGCTGCTCA gtgGGAAGTGCAAGTGCCGGAGCAAGGCCAG CCGCCGCCCCCCCCCCGGAGCTGCCACCCCCGGCGGGGACAG GAGCCTGAGCTGGCCCCgggtgtccccagagtgtccccagagtgtccccgaCAGGTGA
- the NOP10 gene encoding H/ACA ribonucleoprotein complex subunit 3 produces MFLQCYENERGERVYTLRKVSPAGVPTRSAHPARFSPDDKFSRHRLALKRRFGVLLTQRGRTLL; encoded by the exons ATGTTCCTGCAGTGCTACGAGAACGAGCGCGGGGAGCGCGTCTACACCCTGAGG AAGGTGTCCCCGGCCGGGGTCCCCACGCGCTCGGCCCATCCCGCCCGCTTCTCCCCCGATGATAAATTCTCCCGGCACCGCCTGGCCCTCAAGCGCCGCTTTGGGGTGTTGCTGACGCAGCGAGGCCGGACCCTGCTGTGA
- the LOC135288519 gene encoding toll-like receptor 13, with product MCPALLVALVALVALPAGLLPYGFHNCIQAPRDPGLFRCIQRFLSTVEAAVGDLPSTATSLNLSVNILRQLPPGAFARLPRLRVLDLTHNQLQLLAPGAFWGLSALAHLDLADNNISVLASGVFTGLGNLSTLRLDRNPLQEVAPGAFRPLAALSTLRLRGGRLRALEPVATAVGNLTRLELLDLCGNELATLGPGLPPALRVLQLCNNSLAALSGATAGVMPAGLRELDLSYNNISDPAPLSDLRLNNLTTLRLAGNPLDVAQVLRVAGVSPRQVDVSGLRVGTGGLEFLCQQLTGQRLQWLRLQRMGLASMPDGALAACPLLSALDVSGNRLRKLGCAGRLLNQGQRAVLRELVAEHNLLQRLPSCTGAPVLQQLQNVSLRFNRILVAGAGAFDNAPALRQLRLDVNELARLDRAALRGLGQLQHLRLDNNLLMDLLPGSFADLHQLEVLNLRNNRVAVLFPGAFQGLDRLQTLDLGGNNLKHLAAKAFQGLPRLLRLYLDRNRLLEVRVATFQPVQLTLGVLDLSANALRYLSRHLRQPPPFRYLHNLYDLKLQGQQPYGMRVVPQRFFQGLSALRWLYLSRNSLSAIPADAFDDLARLRYLTLADSSSGMGYLPAGVFKNLSQLHSLNLENTGLRGLGPEVFGNLTHLRELRLAKNELRTLDTALTTRLPALRYLDLRKCPLSCSCANAWLPAWLARGPVQVVYLYNYTCGERGGASTYLHCFDTHVCYLDMGRYLFAGTAPAVLLLLVLPLLHHRAYWRLRYQLFLLRAWARGRWRREQRRYAYDTFVSYNSGDERWVLEELVPELERGALRLCLHHRDFRPGRAIVDNIVDAVYNSRRTVCVVSRGYLRSEWCSLEIQMASYRLFDELRDVLVLVFLEDIPEAELSAFHRMRRVLLRRTHLRWPPEPPAQPLFWAKLRCALSAGQEEEEEGRERAGREEGCPGPAGSPGEALLQEGSFPPQNHHFLSGEGVLGRRGDGSEEEEENEGRKTGSREGGCLDRTGIAAEVPPQKSSFLPQNHRRFSWKCALHSGDEDNKKEEEEEEEKVGEEEEGCWERERLLQSDLTLA from the coding sequence ATGTGCCCCGCCCTGCTGGTGgcgctggtggcactggtggcgctgcctgcagggctcctTCCCTACGGCTTCCACAACTGCATCCAGGCGCCGCGGGATCCCGGGCTGTTCCGCTGCATCCAGCGCTTCCTCAGCACCGTGGAGGCGGCGGTGGGCGACCTGCCCTCCACCGCCACGTCCCTCAACCTCTCCGTCAACATCCTGCGCCAGCTGCCCCCCGGCGCCTTCGCCCGCCTGCCGCGGCTCCGCGTCCTCGACCTGACCCAcaaccagctgcagctcctggcccccGGCGCGTTCTGGGGGCTCTCGGCGCTGGCCCACCTCGACCTGGCCGACAACAACATTTCGGTGCTGGCCTCGGGCGTGTTCACCGGGCTGGGCAACCTGAGCACGCTGCGGCTGGACCGCAACCCGCTGCAGGAGGTGGCCCCCGGGGCGTTCCGGCCGCTGGCCGCGCTCAGCACGCTGCGGCTGCGGGGCGGCCGGCTTCGCGCCCTGGAGCCCGTGGCCACGGCCGTGGGGAATCTGACGCGCCTCGAGCTGCTCGACCTGTGCGGCAACGAGCTGGCGACGCTGGGCCCGGGACTGCCGCCCGCGCTGagggtgctgcagctctgcaacaACTCCCTGGCAGCTCTTTCGGGGGCCACCGCCGGGGTGATGCCCGCAGGGCTGCGTGAGCTCGACCTGTCCTACAACAACATCTCGGACCCCGCGCCGCTGTCGGACCTGCGCCTGAACAACCTGACCACCCTACGGCTGGCTGGCAACCCGCTGGACGTGGCGCAGGTGCTGCGCGTGGCCGGGGTCTCCCCGCGCCAGGTGGATGTGTCAGGGCTCCGGGTGGGCACGGGCGGCCTGGAattcctgtgccagcagctgacAGGACAGCGGCTGCAGTGGCTGCGGCTGCAGCGCATGGGGCTCGCGTCAATGCCCGACGGGGCTCTGGCCGCGTGTCCGCTGCTGAGCGCCCTGGACGTGTCTGGCAACCGGCTGCGGAAATTGGGCTGCGCGGGGCGGCTGCTGAACCAGGGGCAGCGAGCGGTGCTGCGCGAGCTGGTGGCCGAGCACAACTTGCTGCAGCGGCTGCCGTCGTGCACAGGGGCCCcggtcctgcagcagctgcaaaatGTGTCCCTGCGCTTCAACCGCATCCTGGTGGCCGGCGCGGGTGCCTTTGACAACGCGCCGGCGCTGCGGCAGCTGCGGCTGGACGTGAACGAGCTGGCGCGGCTGGACCGCGCGGCGCTGCGTGGGCTCggccagctgcagcacctgcgCCTTGACAACAACCTGCTCATGGACCTGCTGCCCGGCTCCTTCGCCGACCTACACCAGCTGGAAGTCCTCAACCTGCGCAACAACCGCGTGGCTGTGCTCTTCCCCGGCGCCTTCCAGGGGCTGGACCGCCTGCAGACCCTTGACCTGGGCGGGAACAACCTGAAGCACTTGGCAGCCAAGGCGTTCCAGGGCCTCCCGCGGCTTCTCCGGCTTTACCTGGACCGCAACCGGCTGCTGGAGGTGAGGGTGGCCACGTTCCAGCCGGTGCAGCTGACGCTGGGCGTGCTGGACCTGAGTGCTAACGCCCTGCGCTACCTGAGCCGACACCTGCGGCAGCCGCCGCCCTTCCGCTACCTGCACAACCTCTACGACCTGaagctgcaggggcagcagccgTACGGGATGCGCGTGGTCCCACAGCGCTTCTTCCAGGGCCTCAGTGCCCTGCGCTGGCTCTACCTGTCACGGAACTCGCTCTCGGCCATCCCCGCCGACGCCTTCGACGACCTGGCACGGCTGCGGTACCTCACGCTGGCCGACAGCAGCAGCGGCATGGGCTACCTGCCCGCCGGCGTCTTCAAGAACCTGAGCCAGCTGCACAGCCTCAACCTGGAGAACACGGGACTGCGCGGCCTCGGCCCCGAGGTCTTCGGCAACCTGACGCACCTGAGGGAGCTGCGCCTGGCCAAGAACGAGCTGCGCACGCTGGATACGGCTCTGACCACGCGCCTCCccgccctgcgctacctggaccTGCGCAAGTGCCcgctgagctgcagctgtgccaacGCCTGGCTGCCCGCCTGGCTGGCGCGCGGGCCCGTGCAGGTGGTCTACCTGTACAACTACACGTGTGGTGAGAGGGGCGGGGCCTCCACGTACCTGCACTGCTTCGACACACACGTGTGCTACCTGGACATGGGGCGGTACCTGTTTGCAGGGACGGcgccggccgtgctgctgctgctggtgctgccgctgctgcaccACCGCGCCTACTGGCGGCTGCGCTaccagctgttcctgctgcgCGCGTGGGCACGCGGGCGCTGGCGGCGGGAGCAGCGGCGCTACGCCTACGACACCTTCGTGTCCTACAACTCCGGGGACGAGCGCtgggtgctggaggagctggtgcCCGAGCTGGAGCGCGGAGCCCTGCGGCTCTGCCTGCACCACCGCGACTTCCGCCCCGGCCGCGCCATAGTGGACAACATCGTGGACGCCGTGTACAACAGCCGGCGCACGGTGTGCGTGGTGAGCCGCGGCTACCTGCGCAGCGAGTGGTGCTCGCTGGAGATCCAGATGGCCAGCTACCGCCTCTTCGACGAGCTGCGCGACGTCCTCGTCCTCGTCTTCCTCGAGGACATCCCCGAGGCCGAGCTCTCGGCCTTCCACCGCATGCGCCGCGTGCTGCTGCGGCGCACGCACCTGCGCtggccccccgagccccccgcaCAGCCCCTCTTCTGGGCAAAGCTCCGCTGCGCCCTGAGCgcggggcaggaggaggaggaggagggcagggagagggcgGGCAGGGAGGAAGGGTGCCCTGGCCCggctgggagccctggggaAGCTCTCCTGCAAGAAGGAAGCTTTCCGCCCCAGAATCACCATTTTTTATCCGGGGAAGGTGTCCTGGGGAGGAGGGGTGATGGCAgcgaggaggaagaggagaatgaggggaggaagacagggagcagggagggaggctgCCTTGACAGGACTGGGATTGCTGCGGAGGTTCCCCCTCAGAAGAGCAGTTTTCTGCCCCAAAACCACCGGCGTTTCTCTTGGAAATGTGCTCTGCACAGTGGAGATGAAGATaacaagaaggaggaggaggaagaggaggagaaggtgggggaggaggaggaaggttgCTGGGAGAGAGAGCGGCTGCTGCAGAGCGACCTCACCCTGGCGTAA